gcgtgtgcgtcaatctgagtggagaCAGGGTGAAGTGATGAGGGTTcacgagagcttgaggatccaatggcgttacaaagttttacaagctcctttaaatacttatcattggttaaatatttctaaacccctgtgatttaaaataataataaagaattataatagagatatgaattttggatagtttttcatggcacatatctggctattctctgtctgccatactgaAACATTGCCCCTAGAGGAGGGGGATCCACCAAAATGAGGTACCGGATCGGTAGGTGctggatccggcttgttccggcacaaattaagtcCTGGGTTTATTAGACCGCTTCATTTTCTTCATCAACTGCGCACTTGCCTAATATAACGTAACGGCGACCCTAGAGGGCGCTCCCAACATATTTGTCGCCCTAGGCAAccgcctagttcgcctatagcaATCGCCAGCCCTGCTTAGACCTTTCCAAAGATATAtaatttgtcaagattagattagattcaattgtaatatagtgaagtaaatgtaggcgtcccgtatacgggacaggGTGACAATTAAAGGGTTAACTGAAATtaccattttatttcaattaattattctgtagttatttatttatttattggcataACTTTAATGATAATTTAGGGGGGAAGTTATGTCTTAAATAAGCAGTTTtcaatctaaatatattttttaagtgtaaTATGATCTGGTGGTCATGAGATTGAGATGTGATTGAgattgaagctgtgtgtgtgtgtgtgtgtgtgtgtgtgtgtgtgtgtgtgtgtgtcagactgtGGTTCACATGGATGGGAATAAGCTGATGGTGTGTTTGAAGGGGATCGATTCAGTGACGGAGCTGAATGGAGATACCATCATTAATGTAagtctcatcatcatcatcatctctgtACACCACATGATGCTCAATCCTGTTTGCTGTCGCGTTTCGTTTCAGATCCTCACCTTCGACGGCATCATCTAAAAGAGGATCAGCAGATGCATCTCCTGATCAGATGTAAGGAATGTTCTCATGCACATCTCCGCTACATTCAATCAAGAATCAACAGCACAAAACAGAAATCTGCTGGAAATGCCTTTATTACTCTGCAGATTCAGGCACGTTTTGAGGAGCTTGTTTATGAAGTGGTTTTAATTTGTTCTCCAGCGAGCATCATGGGTTTGTCGCTGAGCACGGCCTCCCTCATGCTGCGATAGACCAGCTCGTTCTGCTTGAACAAACACAGCTCCATCTCCGTCTGCGTCCGaatcacctgaaacacacacattcacatacaatCACGGTCAAAGAAACGCTCACAGTGCTTCTTCACATTAAACATCCAGCTTTTGTGATAGATTCAACACAAGCTAAGGTAAGACACAACAGTCAAAACCAATGTTTTCATACACTCGTCAGATTTTGGTCTTTTCAGATTATTGggaagaaaacatccaaaacatatatagtttttttctctTACATACAGCAAACTATACAACTTCTTTATTCTGAAGGTTTGTTCataaatcattcaaactgatttatatgacattttattcttaaaaacatggtgaaaatgtattttatttctgtctgtcgacagtattttctgattgaGTGATTACATGAGAAATCCAAAATCCCCTCTGGAAAAACCTTTCGACAAATCAAACAAGAATTTGGCTTTATCTAATGTTTAGATTTCTGtactggaaatgtatgcaaattaaagcatatttaaatagattatgcctcatttgcataaaaCAACATATTAGATAACCCGTAATATAAAATGGACTGTGATAAAAACTGGGGAATTAGATTTCTGTAAGTTGTACCTTATTCAATATcatatattcataatcattacaaCTGTAAAAACTTGGTTAAAATGATACCAACACTttgcttttattaaaataacatactTTCAATGCCTAGATTTACTGAGTGCATTtgtctgggtttttttttctttcaaatatgaTAGAAATATGAAACATGATGCATGTTTTAAAAAGACATCACAAATGTTAAGGTCTTCCGAAGTTATCTTAATCTCTAGTAAGTAAACTAAGTTAAGCATTGACTAAAAATGATTTCAAGTTTTATCTTAAGTGAAAAATTTGTGTTTGGTATTTTAGCTAATTTAGCCTAGTGGTGAAACTAAATTGTAAAAActaaaggcaaaaaataaattatattgatgTACATTAAGTACAACTGTGGATTGTGTCTCAAACTAAATGGCCTTGTAATAAACAATCTTTTTAttttgtctgatttttttttttctttgggaaaataaatatttctaacaGTCTTGATTTGTACAGGCCTCATTAAGCTTAAGTTCAGCTGTTATAGGAGAAACTCGATGAGTttttaataagcagcaaactGACTGGCGTCTGAACTGACTTCACCACAGTAACATTATTCAGTGATCCCACTGAGTTTGATGGCGTAGAGGTAGGTGTTTTACCTCCAGGTCTTTGGTGATGGGGTGATGAGCTCCGTGTGTGATGATGAGGACGGCGTAGGCGCGACAGATCAGCCCGTGCGCGGCCTCGATCAGGCCCGCGTGCCAGTGCGTGACGCCCGCTCTCATGATGGCCATGCCCAGCTGCGCGTTATTGGGGTGATAAAGCTTCCTGAGAGCAGAACAGAGCCAAGCTGACCTCATTTAAGGAGAAACGAGTGATTTTAGAATCTCAGGAATTAACGAGGCTTCGAGTAAATCAGCAGACTCACGCGTATCCGTCCACCATGCGCTGCGCGTAACCCGCCGCCTCGGTGAACTGCTGCAGGAAGGACAGAACCTCGCTGGCGGTGCTGAGGACGCGCAGCAGATGCAGGTTTGTGTCTCCAAACACTGGATCCTGCTTCTCCAAACACTCGCGGCAGATCTTAACCACCTGCAGCACCAACCGGCCGTTAATGAGTGCAGACTAAACCTACAGTAACACGACCGAATCATTTATAGTAGTCTAATCAAAAATCATGGTTTAAACCGGTTCAGTTGAATAAATTTTAACAGTTCAGTTCAGTAAACTAACAGTTTGTCTAAAAGCAAATAGCATTACGGGCAtagcaaacataaataaatactaataggCCTACTTTAGCACATGATTTACTGATCAcagaaattatttaattacaaaaaaaggaaaagtttcATTCATTTACCGTGcgcatttttgttaattttttttaagtaggctACATAAcagaacattttatatatatatatatatatatataaatactttaaaaataaatcagttacagttacaattatttatttatagtaagtAGTTACATTTTAAGTGAAAATTCTAATGTAACATTTTGGCTTATACCTGTAAAGAAATGTATTGATTAAAAACGCAGTCTTTAAAgtacatctttaaaaaaattattttgtattcaaattttatttgaataaatatttttgatataatttgattaaaaaatatttcatttgagaagaaaaattacagaatttggcttcaacaaattaataatattattatttaagtatAACACTTTTCATCTCGCTTTGGTGAACACAGTGTAAAGCTCATTGCTGATGAATGGAAATGCTGTTCAGATCCCCTTTAATTGACAATTACCAATAAAACACAAGTGATTCAGTTCTAGCACTTTCTGTGAAATCAGGATGGCATAGTTAGACTCACCTCATGAAAGTTTCCTTCAGTACGAGCTTCTTCGATCTTAAGCAGAGCCTGAAGACTGAAATCTGTCACTACCTTCACCACATCAGCAGACGGCTGCAGACAGTCAGACACACTTCATTATAACTACAGACCGATGATCTGAGGAGATCACTGGATGTTCACAAGATCAGACCTCTAAACTTTCACAAACCTTCTGGCATGATTGTATTATCATTCCCTGCCACAGAGAGGCACTCTTTCATCTACATATAAACACCAACTACCTTGTGCTAACTGCTTTTGAATCAGCTAGTGAATTCAGATCATGTTAAACTCAGACTGCCAGGGACAGTGTTTCTGTGTATTTTACTGTAGTAAAGATTTGGAGGCCGATATGAACCTTGTGTCCATCAGTGTCTCTGACGGCCGTCATCAGGTCGTCTTTGATGCCGCTGGTGCAGTGCTCACACTTGCAGTCGAAGTAATACTGCTGCTTGAGCAGCCGCTGGCGCTCCTTAGACACACTCAGGAAGTCCACATAGCTGACGGTTAGCTCTTCTCCTTCAGAGATCTTCCCCAGAGCCCTCAGCTCGATCCTGGCTCATTCACAGAGTCACAGATAGAACGATTCACTTCAACACACAACATCTATTCAGTCTCACACAAGTAAGGAATTATAAATATCTAACACTTGCTGAAAACTATAAAAGCTATTTTTGCTGCTCACATCATGCTAAACACCATgctaaatcaaatcaaacttaATATATGATGAAGACACTGAGTGAGAACCCTAGAGTGGATCACAACTCAACATGTGACAGAGCGTGAATACATGATGACTCGACGAGTGCTTCTACTCTTGAGTACATAGACTAGATTTGATAAGAATGACTGAGCtgttattaaaggaatagctGGTAACagttttcagttcagttcataaACATTGATTACTGCATGAACTgcaataaacatacatttacaaCATTTAAATATCCAGGTTATTGTTGATttttaaactaatacattttgaaacctttcaagttgtataaattaacattagttGATGCATTATGACCAAACATATTGTAAAAATGAACAATagtacatttataaaattaagaTTAACCTATAGAAACAATCCGTTGATCAGTGTTTGGTCacagaatttttaattattaacaattttaGCCTTTTTGGAAAGTGTTatgaaataattttctttaatgCTTCCAAATGTGAACCAGGGTAACTTTCATTAAATAAAGGCGCCGGCTATTTGCAAGTGTAAATAGTTATAGAttatatactgaacaaaattataaaagcaacacttttgtttttgcccccatttttcatgagctgaactcaaagatctaagacttattctatgtacacaaaaggcctatttctctcaaatattgttcacagatctgtctaaatctgtgttagtgagcacttctcctttgccgggATAATCcattcacctcacaggtgtggcatatcaagattctgattagacagcatgattattgcacaggtgtgccttaggctggccacaataaaagcccactctaaaatgcagttttactgtattggggggtccgggggggtctgaaaaccagtcagtatctggtaaaataaaatgcaactgaGTTCGTTGTCCATAACTAGAGAACTGAACATTTAACTcccgggcaacagctctggtggatattcctgcagtcagcatccctcaaaacttgcgacatctgttgcattgtgttgtgtgataaaactgcacattttagagtgaccTTTTATTGTGACCAGCCTAAagcagctcatgaaaaatgggggcaaaaacaagtgttgcgttttaattttgttcagtgtatttacACCATTGTAAAACAGcaagattttctgctatttactTATTGCGTAGCCATTATCTGCaccttgtagtacattataaaacagtcatTATAATAACGTATTGTGTAAACTATCATTTGAATTCAAAtcattaaatggatgccaccttattggtacaataaagccctccctactcTTACCCCAACGCTACCCgatactttttaaactttttgattatttccttcacttttattgaaaataaatacctTTCTGAAGCGATATGAGATTTGAAAATGGAGGTAAGTTCTGCAAAAGTCGGGTTCGAACTTGGGTTGatcgtgtttaaaaaaagcataaatcTTACCGTGTACGCCACTGAAACAATACTTTACATTCATCTTTTTTCATTGTTGACTATGACAATTACACTTTGGTCAGCGGAGTAAGTGTAAATGGCCTCTGCCAACAAGTATTTGtatttagtgtaaatagacactctgTTAAGGCaatctaaaaccataaaaaaatattttcattactttaaacaaaataaatgttaactgaaattaaataaatacaattatttcatttcagtcattttcatttaatttaacttgaaaTACTAAACTAAAATAGTAACTAAACCtaataaagcaaataaattagaattattaaaaactatataacATATTAGAAAAAGaataaacatgacaaaagcacaaaacaaaattactaaaacatgaactaaaattaaagtgaaatccgaaaacaaaaataaaaattatttcaaaatattaaaggggtcatatgatgcattttaacattttcctttctctttggagtgttacaagctcttggtgaataaagaagatctcaaatccaaagagatattctttataaaagttaagagtgaaccacgccctcctaaaacagctCGTTCTAACACCCCCACCCCACGTCtatgtcacaatgtgggaagattagCATAACATCACCCAAATGTTCTCGCAAAGatagaaggcgtaacttttattctcgctgttgcagcTGGCACCATGtaggagaagctgtgtgtttcgttgtgaaagtcaaactactttatttggccttccaaaagaggacacaactagaaatcagtggttaatttGTATTTACACCACTCTTCCAGAACCGTTCAAgccaaatatttagatgtgtgcaacgcattttatgtaggactgtttcctgatcctgggagagtagactacaattcCGGCTGTTCTGGCTCACAGATTGtgggtacatttacatatttaaataattttccactgatgattaaaaagtgagttttgagcagtgtagagtaatgCTTGTTGTTTGccatttctcagatcacaaatgcagacatggttttatgtttatgcggcaagatatgcaatgcaatgcgtaaaaagacagtatatgtCATGATAACCAGTAATTATGTccacactggatgcaacaaatgactcttttgtaatgggttttattgtttttgtctcgtcgtggcagtatgttaaggggcgtgacatttctgtcacatttcattacacaaaatacaccaaataatgttctctttagcaacatcatatgacccctttaacaaaactataacagtacatcaatgatactaaaataaaactaaggTGGACACAAAAGGTTTAAATCTGAATCCTGCCCTGTTTTCcatatcataaaaataaagatgtcCGGGACAGTCAAACTCTCAAAATGccaaaaaaagtcataaaatttATGACTTatgtcctttttggagcttgaagGTTCCAGTATTCACTGTAATTGGatggaaaagagaaagaaagtcaTCCAGGTTTGTAATGACGtgtgtaaacaatgacagaatttccatttggTAGGTGAACTTTTAGACACCATATCAACACGTCCGACCCTGTACCGGGTCCAAAACTATGTACAAAATGTTTGTGCTTCATTTGCAAAGCCTTCCTTAAATGGTTTCAGCCCATATATGGGTTCATTTGAAAGCTTGGAGTATCGTCTTTACAAAGAATGACATTTTTTGTTATATGATTCATAAAGTAGTGAAATTAAACTTAGAAATATATTCGTCCCTTACACAAATTTCTGCCTAACAATTGCGAAAATGTATTCCAAAGAAtgtgtattttacatatttttcacaAAACAGTCAAGTCATATCACAAGAAAGTCAAATTCCTGAGAATGAGAGCTATCTAGATTATCTAGATCGAATGATTTTCAATAGAAAGCGATGTGAAATTTCTCGCCTCagagcaaatttttatttatactcGAAGCACCGCTTCAGTCAGCTGCAAACAGCCACAAATATCTATATACTCTATATTATATATctttatattagggctgggcgatatatcgaatattagcgataatatcggaataattttgacgacgatgtacaatttgaatatatcgggaatatcgaatatttcaaattcaagcatactttcccaaaagaacgcgccgaatgtccaaaaaaggaacctatAACTGCTggctgctctacgcccctctactacgagagctgtaatgatagcggttgccagataacaagattttaaatctccgaatcagagctccactgttacaaggatacattttctgcccggtgtttgcttattttaagcaatctggcaaccatgcgcatgTGCTCACTcgagtaacgtgcggtgaaatcttgtcatgggtaggctgtgacctatcaatgtgtggaatatatgttcatatattcattcagttaatttagcaacccaagttcatatcaggcatcatcagatcgctgcctgcattcagcaaagtcagtcatgtgaggctactgcacaatcaaatataataatcaaatgaatggacacatctatcttatgacttatacaacaaacaaatgttttgtgcgggacacagagaaggaggcggcgcggcagcctagtcactccatcaaaatgcgcaaacgcgcacagacagccacggcgcacgcacacacacacacacacacacacacacacacacacacacacacacacacacacacacacttttggtctggtgacggcgcaccaggctacagtcagaaaacattgcatcagcagtacagctttaaagtacaaaaacagcttattcgctcctacaaactgctaggcgcacacaccgacacgcaagtatactagatgctagtattcgggaagcgcgcggattgagttagagggagtagatcacgtgacatgaagcaagctcggtctctgcctcaatgttgatcattcaagacagcatgagaactgactgcgcatgcgcaaatctacataaactacgttctatggaccaaagaggcaccgctcacctctgcctcaatggccatggcttttgaatttcctgcatgaaacaacggtttttaggagcaaacaatggcaaaatgagtatattatgtgtattcctgaaaaattttgttacaaaaaataatatttggaataaaattaatgcaattaataatgtggtgaattaataaagctcttggaattaataaatgtaatgtcaacatttcctttggtgaggctctgcctaccctgcctaccctgaccgcacgtccctggctcactcctcattgcggaagagccgctgacgataatctgaaaacactaacaagctggaattgagcgatctaatgaaagcgtcgttcagccggtctgtgttctgtcgtgagatctcaactgtattgtttgcgtttgtgatcttaaaataaatgcacttactcgaccgctaatgtttgaatagagaaacataggctatggccatttggaattactattggggaatttcactgatatgtttaccagtttccataatatagacagagagaatgcaaaagtctttggtattcatttatacatatttatatataagaaatagctatgtgcttcagcaactagctccccatctaagagggtttttagtgtcagtaggaacatagtttcatgccaaagagcttctcttaaaaccacagacagttgacagacttgtgttcttagcttaaaaacttgttaaaaaaattaaaataaaatacttatcccagttgcatagtttaaattgtgaattgcatgcactaaaaagttgacagaatgcactttctgtaactgttacttaatttgcactgcttcagttacatataggcctacatgtattcatttaataaaaagcagtaagtgatctcttggtctagattttttaactgcttaaattagctgtttaatctaaatggtttttttttatttttttaatgggcaaaagaaaatcatgttttattttttattatttaaatgcaaatgcaaacatatcgagatatatatcaaatatcgtaaaaaatttgacaatatcgagatatcattttttttttgtatatcgcccagccctactttatATCTTATATCTTTTAGATTTAGATCTATATTATCTGGCTTTTGCTCAGCAGGAAAAAAGACGCACTTTATTACAAATGCCTTTTCGGTGTGTAGAGAAATTTGACACCTCTGCGTCAACAGCAGGGGAAGGGTTGGTGCAGACAGACACTACATCCGTCTCCGCTGAGAACTGTACAGTGGTCTTTGGGATGTGTAGTTCTCGGCTGTTTTGTATGCATCGCTCGTCGAAAGCCTTCTGCATATGTGGCTCAGAGAATATCAATTTATAATAATCATATTACAAGTTATGGATGATTAAGTACATTCAGTTGTGCCGTGGAGAGGAATGAATGCACGTCTGGTTAGGCTATAAGCGTGTTAGTTACTTTTTTATCTTTGAATCTTTATTTTTGAAACCTGAAAGCACAGCTAATAATCTGATAAACTGTTTATTGACAGAAAAGTACAGTACATGATTGAGGAAGAGATGCTGCTGGATGCAGGGGATGCTGGTGAGATGCTCTAAATCATTATACCAATACATAATGCacataaatgaaattatataaagcTGGAGAATGTGGATTCCATTTTAGATTGTGATAGACcagatatattttacaatgtatccAGTATTTTGTATCCTGAAAGAATAAAACTGATTGTAGAAAACACAAAATGTGAAAGTTGGTCCAATTCGCTTATGCCATTTTGTATATTACTActtagaaaaacataaaaatgtagcaTCTGCTTTGGATCATGTAAGATCTTTGGGGCTTTATATCTTAGAAATTCCCTTTAGCCTTGTGACATTTGCATATAAATCGTAGACATGGCCTCACATTCTACATTTATGGGTGCTAATTGCCATTTATTCCCCAAACCATGATGTACTCTGTGATCATGAAATGCATCATACTATTTGTACAATATTTTGGGTAAAACTACACCAGTTAATCAGCCTGTCATAAAGCATGCAAATGAGGTGTCACGGGGACATAGAAACACTTTCCCGCCAAAACTATATGCCTTGTTCCTGGTCAATCTATCCAAAATGGGTGTTACAAGGAAACCAGATAAAACATCTTCCACACCCAAAAAGTGGGCTTCTCTTAACTTGGGGTTCCCTGGAGACACCTATCACCTTAAAAACCTCGCTACTCCCCTTCCAGGGGAGTCCGATCTTCTGGCAGTTCTCAGCAACTTTGTTAATTCACTTCGGAGCAGTCAGCCCATGGATGAAATGATGAAGGTTTCACTCCTAACAGGATTCAACAGGAATCTACGCATTATACATGCACTTTACTCAGGAACTACAGAACCAATGCAAGTAACCGCTTGTTAACTATTTAGATGTGCTTCTAGGCTTTGAccccttttaattaaggtgatAAAGATTCTTTGATGGTTCTTATCAGGTTGTGATTGTTTGAGTAAATACTGCTATGACTCTCCACTCTCTtgcgctcgctcgctctctctctctcctctgcagtgctctcgctctctctctttctcgctctctctctatccGTGCCTTCCTTGCACTGGCATCtatgtttaatgtgtgtatgtttgtgtctagTCAGATGTTGCATGTTcccctgtagtgtagtttaataaACACCCATATGTATTCACACTTGGTTGTCTGTGTTTGATGCTCATGGTACAA
Above is a window of Carassius carassius chromosome 4, fCarCar2.1, whole genome shotgun sequence DNA encoding:
- the smyd1a gene encoding histone-lysine N-methyltransferase SMYD1a, with amino-acid sequence MTVEKMDPVEVFAAGEKGRGLRVTKEMSAGDVVFAEASFAAVVFDSLSLQVCHSCFRRQANPHRCAQCKFAYYCDRTCQRAAWDEHKQECSAIKKIGKAPNENVRLVARILWRIQKDTGLVSDTQLTTLDLLEDHLSEMSPEDLKELKVDVQHFYNYWPKKSKPVGEHYVSHLFGVINCNGFTLSDQRGLQAVGVGLFPNLCLVNHDCWPNCTVILNPGNQTALDASFHSKSRIELRALGKISEGEELTVSYVDFLSVSKERQRLLKQQYYFDCKCEHCTSGIKDDLMTAVRDTDGHKPSADVVKVVTDFSLQALLKIEEARTEGNFHEVVKICRECLEKQDPVFGDTNLHLLRVLSTASEVLSFLQQFTEAAGYAQRMVDGYAKLYHPNNAQLGMAIMRAGVTHWHAGLIEAAHGLICRAYAVLIITHGAHHPITKDLEVIRTQTEMELCLFKQNELVYRSMREAVLSDKPMMLAGEQIKTTS